The Pangasianodon hypophthalmus isolate fPanHyp1 chromosome 2, fPanHyp1.pri, whole genome shotgun sequence genome window below encodes:
- the sumo2a gene encoding small ubiquitin like modifier 2a: MADEKPKEGVKTENNEHINLKVAGQDGSVVQFKIKRHTPLSKLMKAYCERQGLTMRQIRFRFDGQPINETDTPAQLEMEDEDTIDVFQQQTGGVM; this comes from the exons ATGGCGGACGAGAAGCCCAAG GAAGGTGTGAAGACTGAAAATAACGAACACATCAACCTGAAGGTGGCAGGACAGGACGGCTCGGTGGTGCAGTTCAAAATCAAGAGGCACACGCCGCTCAGCAAACTGATGAAGGCCTACTGTGAAcgacag GGACTCACGATGAGGCAGATCCGCTTCCGGTTTGACGGACAGCCCATTAACGAGACGGACACACCTGCTCAG TTGGAAATGGAGGACGAGGACACGATCGACGTGTTTCAGCAGCAGACGGGAGGCGTGATGTAA